The stretch of DNA GTGCTCGAGGTGCTGCGCAGCGGTTGGATCACCACCGGCGCCAAGGCCCGGGCCTTCGAGGAGGCCTTCGCTGCCCACGTGCGCGGCGATTCCGACGACGAGATCCACACCCTGGCCGTGAGCAGCGGCACCGCCGCCCTGCACCTGGCCCTGGAGGCCGCCGGCGTGGGGCCGGGCGACCGCGTTCTGGTGCCCGTGTGGACCTTCACCGCCACCGCCGAGGTGGTGCGCTACCTCGGCGCCGACCCCGTGTTCTGCGACGTCGACCCCACCACCCTGAACCTGGGAACCGAGGAGATCGACGATGCCCTGGCCTGGCTGCGCCCCAGCGAGCAGGAGGCGGTGAAGGCCGTCATGCCCGTGCACTTCGGCGGCCTGCCCTGCGACATGCGGGCGATCGAGGAGCGGGCGTGTGGCAGCGAGTGGAGCGTGATCGACGACGCGGCGCATTCCTTGCCTGCGCGTCACGCGGGGCGGTCCGTCGGACGCTGGGGCCGCGCCAGCGCGTTCAGCTTCTACGCGACCAAGACCCTGTGCACCGGCGAGGGCGGTATGGTCGTCACCCGCGACGCCGACCTGGCCGCCCGCATGCGCGTGATGCGCCTGCACGGGATCAACCGCGACGCCTTCGACCGGTATCGCAGCGAGAAGCCGGCGTGGTACTACGAGATCGTGGCACCGGGGTTCAAGTACAACATGGGCGACATCGCAGCGGCACTGGGACTGAGCCAGCTCGAGCGGTTGCACGACTTCCGCGACGCCCGCGCGCGCATCGCCGCGCGCTACCACGAGGCCTTCGCCGGAGTGGACGGCCTGACCACCCCACCCGACGCGCGCGACGACGACCAGCACGCCTGGCACCTGTACCCGCTGCGCGTCGAGGGCGGCCGCGCCGTCCGCGACCAGCTGATCCAGGAACTGAGCAACGCGAAGATCGGCACCAGTGTGCACTTCATCCCACTGCACCTGCACCCCTACTGGCGCGATCGCTACCACCTGCGCGAAGACGACTTCCCCGTGGCCAGCCAGGCCTTCGGGGAGGAAGTGAGCCTGCCGATCTTCCCGTCGATGAGCGACGCGCAGATCGAGCGGGTGTGTGAAGAGGTCCCCCGGGCGTACCAGCGTGCGCGGGACCACGTGAGTTCGCAGACGACGTCGAACGAAGCCTGACACCAAGACCGACAGCGACGTCCGATTCTCCGGCCCACAGGACGGGCCGCACGAGTCCGAGGAGTGCACGGATGCCCCGCTGGGTCGATGTGGTGCTCGCAGGCCTGGGCCTGCTCCTGATCTCGCCCCTGCTGCTGCTGATCGCCGCCGCCGTCAAGCTGACCACCGCCGGCCCCGTCCTGTTCCGCCAGGAGCGCGTGGGCCGCCAGGGCCGGCTGTTCATGATCCTGAAGTTCCGGACCATGGTGATCGACGCCGAGAAGCGCGGTTTGAAGATCACCTGCGGCGGCCGCGACCCGCGCGTGACCCCCGTGGGCTACTGGCTGCGGCGGTTCAAGCTCGACGAGCTGCCCCAGCTGTGGAACGTGCTCGTGGGGGACATGAAGTTCGTGGGCCCGCGCCCGGAGGTGCCCGAGTACGTGCGGCTGTGGGACGAGGTGCAGCGCGTCGCGCTGCTGGCCATGCCGCCCGGGATCACCGATCCGGCGGCGCTGGCGTTCCAGGACGAGGACGAGGTGCTCGGCACGCACGAAGATCCCGAGAGGGCTTACGTGGAACACGTGATGCCGGCAAAGCTGGCGATGAACATGGAGTACCTGAAGGCGCGGAGCGCGCGATCGGACATGGGCTTGATCGCGTCGACGGTGCGGAGGGCGGTGTTGCGGGTGTGACGCGTCGGCGCGGTCGAGGGGCTCGGCCGCGTGGGGCCCGGGTCCTGTTCGGAATGGTTCTGTGCGTGGGTTGCATGGTCGGTCCAGCGGCCGCTTCCGCAGCGGAAGTCGGAGGCGTCGCGCCTGCTTCCGCAGCGGAAGTCGCCGGGGACGCGGTCACTTCCGCCGCGGAAGTCGCCATCCGAGGCCGCGCGGTCGCCGACTCCGTCCCCGGACCGCGCTTGACCCTGCAGAGCGTCTACGCCGACGTCGAAGGCCCGCCCGTG from Candidatus Krumholzibacteriia bacterium encodes:
- a CDS encoding sugar transferase — encoded protein: MPRWVDVVLAGLGLLLISPLLLLIAAAVKLTTAGPVLFRQERVGRQGRLFMILKFRTMVIDAEKRGLKITCGGRDPRVTPVGYWLRRFKLDELPQLWNVLVGDMKFVGPRPEVPEYVRLWDEVQRVALLAMPPGITDPAALAFQDEDEVLGTHEDPERAYVEHVMPAKLAMNMEYLKARSARSDMGLIASTVRRAVLRV
- a CDS encoding aminotransferase class I/II-fold pyridoxal phosphate-dependent enzyme; this encodes MEPVPFHVPTVDDADIPGVLEVLRSGWITTGAKARAFEEAFAAHVRGDSDDEIHTLAVSSGTAALHLALEAAGVGPGDRVLVPVWTFTATAEVVRYLGADPVFCDVDPTTLNLGTEEIDDALAWLRPSEQEAVKAVMPVHFGGLPCDMRAIEERACGSEWSVIDDAAHSLPARHAGRSVGRWGRASAFSFYATKTLCTGEGGMVVTRDADLAARMRVMRLHGINRDAFDRYRSEKPAWYYEIVAPGFKYNMGDIAAALGLSQLERLHDFRDARARIAARYHEAFAGVDGLTTPPDARDDDQHAWHLYPLRVEGGRAVRDQLIQELSNAKIGTSVHFIPLHLHPYWRDRYHLREDDFPVASQAFGEEVSLPIFPSMSDAQIERVCEEVPRAYQRARDHVSSQTTSNEA